TGAATGTCAACAGAAAATATAAATACATCCGTCGCAAAATAATTAACACAAAAAGTCCCAGGCCCGGTAGGTGCGGTTTGCAACCGCACCGGACTTCGCCCTAAACACAAAAAGGATTACTATGACACAACCGTCTCTCCAAGTCGGAAATATCGTCCAACCTATTACGCATGTTGATGTACCTCAAAAAACAGACTATGAAGGTAAATTTATTTCACTATCACCAATCAACCCACAAATCGATGTTGCGGAACTCTATGAATGCTCTCACGGATCGGATGTAAAGGAGCAAATCTGGACCTACATGAGTTACGGTCCCTTTGATAGCACACACGACATGCATAAGTGGCTTGAGGAAGGTGCTGGCTCTGAGGATCCACTCTTCTTTACCGTCCACCATCTTGAATCGAAGCAACGGGTTGGTATGGTGAGTTTCCTGAACATCGTTTCAGACATGCGACGACTGGAGCTCGGACATATTTGGTATGCACCGGATTCCCAGCGATCTAACGTGAACACAGAAGCCATATACTTAATGCTCTGCGAGGCTTTCGATAGATTGAAATACCGCCGTGTCGAATGGAAATGTGATTCTCTAAATGAACGTTCTCGAGCAGCAGCATTGCGACTCGGTTTTAAGTTTGAGGGTCTCTTCAGACAACATATAATCGTAAAGGGTCGAAACAGGGATACTGCGTGGTATTCCATGTTGGACAGCGAATGGAGTGCTATTAAGAAGAACATGGAGATGTGGTTATACCAAAACCCTGATCAGCAGTTGTCCTTAACGGTGTTGAACAACAGTAAGCCCTAAGTAGGTGTCTGAAAAATCGGTTGGATTGAGGCACGAAGCCAACTAACATCGAATTTGTTGGGTTTCCCGTTCGTTTTATCCGCCGTTTTGTGGATGACAGAGTGCCATGGGTTGTAAGTTTACCACACCATGAAAATGGAAAAGCCGTTTGTTATACCAGTCAATTCAGTATCGGGCGGTGGAAAGACGACACTGTCAACTCTGCTCCACAAGTCATTGCCGGATTCGTCTCTTTTCTGCTTCGACGATTTTGATGATACGAATATTTATCCTGTTGATTTCTACGAATGGAGTCGACGTGGCGGTGACATCGAAGAATTTGATTGCCCTGGAATGCAAGCGGCGGTCGCGGCTGAAGTTCATCAGGGAACAGCGAGGTGGATTATTTTGGATTTCCCATTCGGTCGCCGACACTCGCGTTTTTGTGATACCATTGATCTCGCTGTTTTTGTTGACACCCCGCTTGATGTGGCCATGGCGCGACGAATTTTAAGAGACTATACAATCAACCGTGATGAATCTTCAGAAGAAACTCTGAATCGCCTCCATAAAGATATGTCGAACTATTTGGCAAGGGGGCACTATCCATATTTGAATACTTACAAGGACAAGGATCATAGTGATCTCGTTTTGGACGGGCAGCGCAGTCTGGATGATTTGAAGAACGACGTAATAACGATGCTAAAATCAAGAAATTTGGTAACCCACGTTTTCTAAATATGAGAGAAGTTGTCTTTTACCGTACAGTATCAGGACATTGTCCAGTTGAGCAATTTTTGGATTCCCTTACTGCGAAGCAGAGTACCAAAGTCACTTGGACATTAGGGTTAATTGAGGAATTAGAATTTATCCCACAACAGTACTTCAAAAAACTGACCGGTACAGATGATATCTGGGAGGTACGTGTCAATGTTGGTAGAGATACGTTCAGACTTTTGTCTTTTTTCGATGGTCCAAGATTAGTAGTCCTTAGTCATGCCTTTGCCAAACAGACACGGAGAATCCCAAGGTCAGGTATCCGATTAGCAGAAAATAGAAAACAGGATTATTTCAGGAGGAAAAAACGGTGAGTGACTTAAAACGTTATGTCCAAAAACGTAAAGCCGCAGATGCTGAATTTGCTCAAGATTATGAAACTGGTTATCTTGAGTTCAAAATTGGTATTCTACTTCGACAAGCTCGTGAAGAAGCTGGCTTAACCCAAGAAGAGGTGGCGCAAAAGTTAAATACCAAGAAGTCTGCTATCTCAAGAATGGAAAACCATGCAGAAGATGTTAGATTGTCAACTTTAGGGAAGTACGCAAAAGTGCTTGGAAAGAAATTATATTTGTCGGTTGGATAAGTAAGGAGATGTATTCATGAGCAAATTGAAATTCGCTTGCCACCTGATCCAATTTGGTGGCGAACAGCAAGAAAATCCAGAAAAAGTGTTGCGAGAAGTCGCCGATGCTGGTTGGGAAGGCGTTGAAAGTGTTCCTTTTGAAGGAGCAGATGGACTGGTTGAGATGGCGACGCTCGCACGGAGCCTCGGACTCCATATCGTCAATGCCGGTGGTGCCGGACTCGACAGGGTTAGGTTCAACATCACCCTCGGCAATAATGCTGCCGAAGTGCCCTCATTGAGGCGTTCAGAATGGGGAGGACCCGACCCAAGCGATGAAGATTTCGAGAACGCCGCTCGAACCTTAGACGACATTCTCGCGTATTGTGATGCTCACAACATCAAAGGCTTCCACCACGCCCATCTCGGCACATTGCTTGAAACAGTTGATGACGCAGAACGCCTCTTGGCAGCAGCACCGAGTCTCTGGTTACTGTTTGATACAGGCCACATGCTCGCTGCAGGTAGCGATCCGATGCAGGTCTTCGAGAGCGAGAATTTACGGAATCGGATTGGACATGTCCATCTCAAAGACTGCCACGCAGACGATCCTGAAACATGGGATTACAGAACACAACGCTTTGGCGAGCAGGCGTGTTTCGCGGAACTCGGCGCGGGAAACTTAGGACTTGATGTCAAAGCCGCGCTTGAAGGACTCGAAGCCGTCGGTTATGACGGATGGGTCTCCGTCGAACTTGACCGTCCGTATCCGCCGCGTCCAGCAGCCGAAGCCGCAGTCGTAAATCGAGAATATCTGCGGGGTCTCGGATATTAAACGGAGGCACATTCCTATGCTGAAGCGAATCAAAATTCAAGGGTATAAATCACTCGTGGATCTTGAGGTAAACTTTGGACACCTTGCTGTACTCGTCGGTCCCAACGCTTCAGGAAAGAGCAATTTCCTTGATGCCTTACACCTCCTATCGCGCGTAGCCACCAGTCGGACCCTCAAAGAAGCGTTTGATCCGCCTTATCGAGGACACGCGCTGGAGTCGTTCACTTTTGGGGAAGAAGGCATCAAGAGCCTCTTGGAACAGGAAACAGTATCGTTTAGTATAGAGGTAGATGTTCAGCTTTCTCCCAAGATCGTTGAGAATGTCAATCAACAAATTCAGAAAATGAGACCGGTGCCGCTGGACGAAGATGAATCTGTTTCAAGGCGATCACCACCTACCGTGCGCTCGCAAAATCTTCGGTATCGCATTGAGATTGAGATGCTCCCCAAGTTCGGGACATTGCGGGTCGCGAACGAGTATCTCGCTGCCCTTAATACCACAGGTCACTTAAGTCAAAAACGCAAGCCGTTCTTAGAACGGGTTGGCAATCAGCTGCATTTGCGGATGGAGGGGCAAGCGCGTCCAGCCCACTATGAGCGAGGTCTCAATTATAGTATCCTTTCAATGGCGCATTATCCCCCTCACCATCCTCATTTGGTTGCGATGCGGCAGGAATTGGCGAGTTGGTTTACCTTCTATTTTGAACCGCGTGAACGCATGCGGCTCCCAAGTCCTGTTAAGGAAGTTCACCATATTGGGTTGATGGGAGAAGACCTCGCAGCCTTTCTTAATACTTTGCGAGGTCTCAATCCGCGACAGTTTGAAGCCATTGAGAAATCTCTCCATACTATGATTCCTTCCATAACAGGCATTGAGGTTGGTGTCAATGTGTTAGGCGAAGTGGAATTAAATCTGTGTGAAGGCGAAAAACGTGTTTCGGCACGGGGTTTATCCGAGGGGACACTTCGGATTTTAGGGTTTTTAGCACTCGTTGGTGCCGAAAAATCGCCAGCGTTGATAGGATTTGAGGAACCGGAGAATGGTGTTCATCCTCGTAGGATTCGGCGTGTTGCTCGGTTTTTGGAAACTCGCATGTTTCTTGAAGATATCCAATTCATTGTCACAACACATTCGTCGCTTTTGCCCGACCTCATTCCTCCTGAATCGTTATATGTTTGTCGTAAGGTTAACGGGAATACAGAAATTGAGCCTTTTGCAATGATGCATAGGGGTCCCTTATGGAAAAAGTCGGATATTGAGGTAGCCTTGGACGATGAAGATGCCTTATCGCCTTCCGAACGTATCTTGCGGGGGGACTTTGATGCGTAGTGTCAATCTGCTCGTTGAAGATACAGTCCATGAGGATTTTCTCGTGGCATTGGTTCAGCGGGTTGCTAATGCGTACAACATTGAGATCAAGATTAAAGTCTCCAGTGTCCGCGGTGGACATGAAACGGTTATTACGGAATTGAGGCAGTATCAACAGGATTTGCAGCACAACGCCGAGGATCTACCGGATCTCATCATCGTAGGCACGGATAGTAATGGCAGGGGATTTTTGCAGCGGGAAAAAGAAATCAATCAGTCAACCTCCGATTTGGCGGATCGCGTTATCTACATGATTCCCCAACCGCATATCGAGCGATGGCTCCTTCTCAATGCGGAGGCGTTCAAAAAGGTATTTGGCAGGGGCTGCTCGGTTCCTAAGCGGAAATACGACCGCGAGCGTTACAAGCGTCTTCTCCTACAAGCGATTCGTGACGCAGATGTGATCCCGCTTTTGGGGGGTATTGAACATATCGC
Above is a genomic segment from Candidatus Poribacteria bacterium containing:
- a CDS encoding type II toxin-antitoxin system RelE/ParE family toxin, translated to MREVVFYRTVSGHCPVEQFLDSLTAKQSTKVTWTLGLIEELEFIPQQYFKKLTGTDDIWEVRVNVGRDTFRLLSFFDGPRLVVLSHAFAKQTRRIPRSGIRLAENRKQDYFRRKKR
- a CDS encoding GNAT family protein — its product is MTQPSLQVGNIVQPITHVDVPQKTDYEGKFISLSPINPQIDVAELYECSHGSDVKEQIWTYMSYGPFDSTHDMHKWLEEGAGSEDPLFFTVHHLESKQRVGMVSFLNIVSDMRRLELGHIWYAPDSQRSNVNTEAIYLMLCEAFDRLKYRRVEWKCDSLNERSRAAALRLGFKFEGLFRQHIIVKGRNRDTAWYSMLDSEWSAIKKNMEMWLYQNPDQQLSLTVLNNSKP
- a CDS encoding AAA family ATPase, translated to MLKRIKIQGYKSLVDLEVNFGHLAVLVGPNASGKSNFLDALHLLSRVATSRTLKEAFDPPYRGHALESFTFGEEGIKSLLEQETVSFSIEVDVQLSPKIVENVNQQIQKMRPVPLDEDESVSRRSPPTVRSQNLRYRIEIEMLPKFGTLRVANEYLAALNTTGHLSQKRKPFLERVGNQLHLRMEGQARPAHYERGLNYSILSMAHYPPHHPHLVAMRQELASWFTFYFEPRERMRLPSPVKEVHHIGLMGEDLAAFLNTLRGLNPRQFEAIEKSLHTMIPSITGIEVGVNVLGEVELNLCEGEKRVSARGLSEGTLRILGFLALVGAEKSPALIGFEEPENGVHPRRIRRVARFLETRMFLEDIQFIVTTHSSLLPDLIPPESLYVCRKVNGNTEIEPFAMMHRGPLWKKSDIEVALDDEDALSPSERILRGDFDA
- a CDS encoding DUF4276 family protein; translated protein: MRSVNLLVEDTVHEDFLVALVQRVANAYNIEIKIKVSSVRGGHETVITELRQYQQDLQHNAEDLPDLIIVGTDSNGRGFLQREKEINQSTSDLADRVIYMIPQPHIERWLLLNAEAFKKVFGRGCSVPKRKYDRERYKRLLLQAIRDADVIPLLGGIEHIADLVNAMDFQHLEQSDRSFRRFFRALQHQFGAWQQTEN
- a CDS encoding helix-turn-helix transcriptional regulator, with translation MSDLKRYVQKRKAADAEFAQDYETGYLEFKIGILLRQAREEAGLTQEEVAQKLNTKKSAISRMENHAEDVRLSTLGKYAKVLGKKLYLSVG
- a CDS encoding sugar phosphate isomerase/epimerase → MSKLKFACHLIQFGGEQQENPEKVLREVADAGWEGVESVPFEGADGLVEMATLARSLGLHIVNAGGAGLDRVRFNITLGNNAAEVPSLRRSEWGGPDPSDEDFENAARTLDDILAYCDAHNIKGFHHAHLGTLLETVDDAERLLAAAPSLWLLFDTGHMLAAGSDPMQVFESENLRNRIGHVHLKDCHADDPETWDYRTQRFGEQACFAELGAGNLGLDVKAALEGLEAVGYDGWVSVELDRPYPPRPAAEAAVVNREYLRGLGY